From the Deinococcus radiophilus genome, one window contains:
- a CDS encoding DUF4385 domain-containing protein, whose product MTEKKRISKGPKKKSDRDFDYNLHYAELNLRDQPELYRVGRGEQGVLLVQPYKDEILPHWRFATPDKARESSEAIYAMFLDYLAADDFVGADMARKFLQMGFTRSRRYANHRGGKKYDGPVPDDKKGQSGAHGRAELPRQPEDPVKAESARIFKAKWDEAEANEGYAAMKKAWKERLG is encoded by the coding sequence ATGACTGAGAAGAAACGCATCTCCAAAGGCCCCAAGAAAAAGTCTGACCGCGACTTTGACTACAACCTACACTATGCCGAGCTGAATCTGCGTGATCAGCCAGAGTTGTACCGGGTGGGGAGGGGCGAGCAGGGCGTGCTACTGGTGCAGCCGTACAAGGACGAGATTCTGCCGCACTGGCGCTTCGCCACGCCCGATAAAGCCCGCGAGAGCAGTGAAGCCATCTACGCGATGTTCCTGGACTATCTGGCCGCAGACGACTTCGTGGGGGCCGACATGGCCCGCAAGTTCCTGCAAATGGGTTTTACCCGTTCGCGCCGCTACGCCAACCACAGAGGCGGCAAAAAGTATGACGGTCCTGTGCCGGACGACAAGAAAGGTCAGAGCGGAGCACATGGCCGCGCTGAATTGCCGCGTCAACCCGAAGACCCGGTCAAGGCGGAATCGGCCCGCATCTTCAAGGCCAAATGGGATGAAGCTGAGGCGAACGAGGGGTATGCGGCCATGAAAAAGGCGTGGAAAGAGCGTCTGGGCTAA
- a CDS encoding M3 family metallopeptidase: MTHNENPLLGIEFQVPFDRLQPEHAKPAVDSLLEQSRAKVEALAGAEERQFAGFMDDLDFLTRELDTARTIVGHMDSVVATDEWHAAEEAILPGVTEFYTALGLHPGLWRALKSYAETAEGQALDPVRARFLKLTMDEFRRGGADLSEDKKARLQEINAELAKVTNDFGKNVLDSIAAFELYVPTERLAGVPQRVQDATRVDAEERGKEGHRLTLHAPVLQPILIYADDRELRRELWQANALVGQQPERDNRPLVRRILELRREKAELLGYRNFADLVLEDRMAGSGDAALAFERDLETKTRPAFERENAELEAFYRAEMGQNAPALDHWDTPYWAEKQRQAKYDFSEEELRPYFELNHVLSGLFEIVKRVFGITVKEAQAPGWHPDVKYYDIFAESGEHIASFYTDWFPRDTKRGGAWMNAFVTGGPEVDTAGGQVFSPHLGLMCGNMTPPGKDTPALLSLSEVETVFHEFGHLLHHALSRVEVRSLSGTNVAWDFVELPSQIMENWVWQREALDLFARHYQTGERIPEDLFQKMLAARNYRAAAFAMRQYSFGLTDLSLHVEFDPTSDADPVAYARDIMGRFMAAPLPDNYAMIASFNHLFSSPVGYGAGYYSYKWAEVLDADAFSRFEKEGIFNRETGRSFVDTLMGQGGSADPAELYRNFMGRDPDPTALLRRSGLL; this comes from the coding sequence ATGACCCACAATGAAAATCCACTGCTCGGCATCGAATTTCAAGTTCCGTTTGACCGCCTGCAGCCAGAACACGCCAAGCCTGCCGTGGACTCCCTGCTGGAACAGTCCCGCGCCAAAGTCGAAGCGCTAGCCGGAGCCGAGGAGCGGCAGTTTGCGGGCTTCATGGACGACCTCGACTTTCTTACCCGCGAGCTGGACACCGCCCGCACAATTGTCGGGCACATGGACAGCGTCGTGGCCACCGACGAGTGGCACGCCGCCGAAGAAGCCATTCTGCCAGGCGTAACCGAGTTCTACACGGCGCTGGGACTGCATCCAGGGCTATGGCGGGCGCTGAAATCCTACGCAGAAACCGCTGAAGGTCAGGCCCTTGACCCGGTCCGCGCCCGCTTCTTGAAACTCACCATGGACGAGTTCCGCCGGGGCGGCGCCGACTTGTCCGAGGACAAGAAAGCCCGCTTGCAGGAAATCAACGCCGAACTGGCCAAAGTGACCAACGACTTCGGCAAGAACGTGCTGGATTCCATCGCCGCTTTCGAGCTGTATGTGCCTACCGAGCGGCTGGCAGGCGTACCGCAGCGCGTGCAGGACGCCACCCGCGTGGACGCTGAGGAGCGCGGCAAAGAGGGCCACCGCCTGACCCTGCACGCCCCGGTACTGCAACCCATCCTGATCTACGCCGACGACCGCGAGCTGCGCCGCGAACTGTGGCAGGCCAACGCCCTGGTCGGCCAGCAACCGGAGCGCGACAACCGGCCCCTGGTCCGCCGCATCCTGGAACTGCGCCGCGAAAAGGCCGAGTTGCTGGGCTACCGCAACTTTGCCGATCTGGTCCTTGAGGACCGCATGGCTGGGTCCGGTGACGCTGCTTTGGCCTTTGAGCGCGACCTGGAAACCAAGACCCGTCCCGCCTTCGAGCGTGAAAATGCCGAACTGGAAGCCTTTTACCGCGCCGAGATGGGCCAGAACGCGCCCGCGCTGGACCACTGGGACACCCCGTACTGGGCCGAGAAACAGCGGCAGGCCAAATATGATTTCAGCGAGGAAGAACTGCGTCCCTACTTCGAGCTGAATCATGTGCTGTCTGGACTGTTCGAGATCGTGAAGCGTGTATTCGGCATCACCGTCAAGGAAGCCCAAGCGCCCGGCTGGCACCCCGACGTGAAGTACTACGACATCTTCGCCGAAAGCGGCGAGCACATCGCCAGCTTCTACACCGACTGGTTCCCGCGCGATACCAAGCGCGGCGGCGCCTGGATGAACGCCTTCGTAACTGGCGGCCCCGAGGTGGATACGGCGGGCGGGCAGGTCTTCAGCCCCCACCTGGGCCTGATGTGCGGCAACATGACCCCTCCCGGCAAGGACACCCCCGCGCTGCTGTCGCTGAGCGAAGTGGAAACCGTCTTTCACGAGTTCGGGCACCTGCTACACCACGCCCTGAGCCGCGTGGAGGTCCGCAGCCTGAGTGGGACCAATGTGGCCTGGGACTTTGTAGAACTCCCCAGCCAGATCATGGAAAACTGGGTCTGGCAGCGTGAAGCCCTGGACCTGTTCGCACGGCACTATCAGACCGGCGAGCGCATTCCCGAAGACCTGTTCCAGAAGATGCTGGCAGCCCGCAACTACCGCGCCGCAGCCTTCGCCATGCGGCAGTATTCCTTCGGCCTGACCGACCTGAGCCTGCATGTGGAGTTTGACCCCACCAGTGACGCCGACCCGGTCGCGTACGCCCGCGACATCATGGGCCGCTTCATGGCCGCGCCACTGCCAGACAATTACGCGATGATCGCGTCCTTCAACCACCTGTTCTCGTCGCCGGTGGGCTACGGGGCCGGGTACTACTCCTACAAGTGGGCCGAAGTGCTGGACGCCGACGCCTTCTCGCGCTTCGAGAAGGAAGGTATCTTCAACCGCGAGACGGGACGCTCCTTCGTGGACACCCTGATGGGCCAGGGCGGCAGCGCCGACCCCGCCGAGCTGTACCGCAACTTCATGGGCCGTGATCCCGATCCCACGGCACTGCTGCGCCGGAGCGGACTGCTGTAA
- a CDS encoding RraA family protein: MLGTSPIPGLKVPGGEWQVPVQCGGVTVHPGDLMVADSAGILCLRADQAAAQLEQAEAAQRRETAQSLTDWQQDHRRKLTQALQSTPFALPEV; encoded by the coding sequence GTGCTGGGGACCAGCCCCATCCCCGGCCTCAAGGTGCCCGGCGGCGAGTGGCAGGTGCCGGTGCAGTGCGGCGGCGTCACCGTGCATCCCGGCGACTTGATGGTAGCCGACAGTGCAGGGATTCTGTGTCTGCGGGCCGATCAGGCGGCAGCTCAGCTGGAGCAGGCTGAGGCAGCGCAGCGCAGAGAAACCGCCCAGTCACTGACCGACTGGCAGCAGGATCACCGCCGCAAGCTCACGCAAGCGCTGCAAAGTACGCCATTTGCCTTACCGGAAGTCTGA
- a CDS encoding RraA family protein: MHTETTPPTTVFGSFLPATQVLAYRIRPLYDGMPTLSGPAFTVRLDPGSNLLLHAAIYQAPAGSVLVVQSPDHSSAVAGGNVCLTAQQNGIAGMIIDGVIRGPRRD; encoded by the coding sequence ATGCACACCGAGACTACGCCGCCCACCACTGTCTTTGGTTCATTTCTGCCCGCAACCCAGGTGCTGGCTTACCGCATTCGCCCGCTGTACGACGGAATGCCCACATTGAGTGGCCCTGCTTTTACCGTGCGGCTGGACCCCGGGAGTAACCTACTGCTGCACGCCGCCATCTATCAGGCGCCAGCGGGTTCGGTACTGGTGGTGCAGTCACCGGATCACAGCAGCGCCGTGGCAGGAGGCAATGTCTGCCTGACCGCGCAGCAAAATGGTATCGCGGGGATGATCATCGACGGCGTGATCCGAGGGCCGCGCCGAGATTGA
- a CDS encoding GNAT family N-acetyltransferase, with amino-acid sequence MFTSRLELETLDLNRFAAKEASVRAADLQVLSVAGALGEGGWDEAARRRLFRLIVSRIQDVPGTVPIQPWTFEVWQERVGHKLDPRGVFVAVNQEGDWVGLTELFLELEPGVLHTGLTGVEPAWQGQGVAYALKLAALRAARERGYTRTLTSNHSRNASMLAVNRALGFVPDPATLMLRRDLHQRS; translated from the coding sequence ATGTTCACCAGTCGCCTGGAACTGGAGACGCTGGACCTGAACCGCTTTGCGGCAAAAGAAGCGTCGGTGCGGGCGGCTGATTTGCAGGTTCTCTCAGTGGCAGGTGCGCTGGGGGAAGGTGGCTGGGACGAGGCCGCCCGGCGGCGCCTGTTCCGCCTGATCGTTTCACGCATCCAGGATGTGCCGGGAACGGTCCCTATCCAGCCCTGGACCTTTGAGGTGTGGCAAGAGCGGGTGGGGCACAAACTGGACCCTCGCGGCGTTTTTGTTGCCGTAAATCAGGAGGGTGATTGGGTGGGCCTGACCGAATTGTTCTTGGAGCTGGAACCAGGGGTGCTGCACACGGGCCTGACTGGTGTGGAGCCGGCCTGGCAGGGGCAAGGGGTGGCCTACGCTCTGAAGTTGGCGGCGCTACGGGCGGCACGGGAGCGCGGTTACACCCGGACGCTCACCAGTAATCACAGCCGCAATGCGTCGATGTTGGCCGTCAACCGGGCGCTGGGCTTTGTGCCGGACCCGGCGACGCTCATGCTGCGCCGAGACTTGCATCAACGTAGCTGA